A genomic stretch from Pelagicoccus sp. SDUM812003 includes:
- a CDS encoding LLM class flavin-dependent oxidoreductase: MQIGIDSFVATDANPTTGVEPKPAQRVADLLQEIETADRAGLDVFGIGEHHRPEYLDSSPALLLAAAAARTERIRLSSAVTVLSAADPVRVFQQYATLDLLSQGRAEMVVGRGSFIEAFPLFGLELEDYDSLFAEKLDLLLALRQREHVTWSGRHRPALSGQGVYPRPLQDPLPVWLGVGGTPESFVRAGSLGLPLMIAIIGGQPHRFKPLVDLYRQAGAAAGHSPEALKVGLHCLGYAAPSDQQAADEFFPGYARAFTKIGKERGWPPTTRAQFEALLEPQGALHVGSPQTVAEKVLRTSEALGGIDRFSFQMSVAALSHSQLIQAIELLGKEVAPRIREEID; this comes from the coding sequence ACCGCCGATCGCGCCGGACTCGACGTCTTCGGCATCGGCGAACATCACCGTCCGGAGTACCTCGACTCCTCCCCTGCCCTCCTCCTTGCTGCTGCCGCCGCCCGCACTGAACGCATCCGACTCTCCAGCGCCGTCACCGTGCTCAGCGCCGCCGACCCGGTACGCGTCTTCCAACAGTACGCTACTCTCGACCTGCTCTCCCAAGGTCGGGCCGAGATGGTCGTCGGCCGCGGCTCCTTCATCGAAGCCTTCCCACTCTTCGGGCTTGAGCTCGAAGACTACGACTCCCTTTTCGCCGAAAAGCTCGATCTCCTGCTCGCCCTGCGCCAGAGAGAACACGTCACCTGGTCCGGTCGCCACCGACCCGCCCTCTCCGGCCAAGGCGTCTATCCGCGGCCGCTGCAAGATCCGCTCCCCGTCTGGCTAGGCGTGGGCGGTACCCCCGAGTCCTTCGTCCGGGCCGGTTCCCTCGGTCTCCCCCTCATGATCGCCATCATCGGCGGACAGCCCCATCGCTTCAAACCGCTCGTCGACCTCTACCGCCAAGCGGGCGCGGCAGCTGGCCACTCGCCCGAAGCCTTAAAAGTCGGCCTCCACTGCCTCGGCTACGCCGCCCCCAGCGATCAGCAGGCCGCTGACGAGTTTTTTCCAGGCTACGCTCGGGCCTTCACCAAAATCGGCAAGGAACGAGGCTGGCCTCCCACCACTCGGGCCCAGTTCGAAGCCCTGCTCGAACCCCAAGGCGCCCTTCACGTGGGCTCGCCCCAGACCGTGGCCGAAAAAGTCCTGCGCACCAGCGAGGCCCTTGGCGGGATCGACCGCTTCAGTTTTCAGATGTCCGTGGCCGCCCTCTCCCATAGCCAGCTCATTCAGGCCATCGAACTGCTCGGGAAAGAAGTCGCCCCTCGCATTCGCGAGGAAATCGACTGA
- a CDS encoding YheU family protein, whose amino-acid sequence MEIPYQRLDPEILRAVIVEFVTREGTDYGERVYSLDEKVAAVQDQLVSGSARIEFDTESETCNVVVVR is encoded by the coding sequence ATGGAGATTCCTTACCAAAGACTCGATCCAGAAATTCTGCGGGCGGTTATCGTAGAGTTCGTGACCCGCGAAGGCACGGACTACGGCGAGCGGGTGTACTCCCTCGATGAGAAAGTGGCGGCAGTGCAGGATCAGCTTGTTTCGGGAAGCGCTCGAATCGAATTCGATACCGAGAGCGAAACCTGCAATGTGGTGGTGGTTCGCTAG